The window ACAACGCTGACATATAATATCTTCTTTTTCTAAAGAGGAAACTGGCGCATAACCAGGCTCTCCTACTTTTTCTGTTTGAATTGTTGTACCGCAACCGATACATTTTGGTGCTTCTGTCACGCTTCTTCCTCCCATGTAACTTGTCCTTTTTTGTCCAAGTAACTAAAAATTCTTCGTTCCACCATACGATTAAATTTGGTCACAAATCCATCTGATTTCGCAACCGGAATGACTAAAATCGTATGAAGTTTTTGTCTGTTCCCGCCAAACACATCGGTTAATAACTGGTCACCAATGACTACTACTTCCTCTCGCTTCACCGACATAATACTTAATGCTTGGAGAAATGCTTTTCCAAGTGGCTTACGAGCCTTAAATATGAACGGAATTCCAAGTGGATCTGCAAAGGATTTAACTCGCAGCTCTTTATTGTTTGAAACAATTGTTACCTGAATCCCGGCAGCTTTAATACTTGCAAACCACTCGATCAATTTAGGGGTAGCATCTGGTCGATCCCATTCAACTAATGTGTTATCTAAATCTGTAATAATGGCCTTTATCCCTTTATCTTTTAGCATTTCAGGTGTTATATGAAAGACACTTCTTACAAATTCACTAGGTATAAAATATGAATACAAAGACGAACACTCCAATTCGAGGCTTTTTCTATTTATGATTATAGCATATTTGCTACATTCTCACCCATTCGGACAAATTTACCAGGGTGAACTTTACTTGAGAACTCCACGCTATCTGCTTCGAATAGCATAACAACTGTCGATCCAAAGGAGAAATATCCGACCTCTTCTCCTTTATTCCATATAGTAGAATTATTTGTAAGCTCAATTGAATTTACAAACATGGCACCTACTTTTATATGTATACATTTTTTTTCGTTAGGCATTTCTAATTCTGTTAGCAAACGGTAGTTACCACTTATCGTTTGTTTTCCAAACTGAAGTCCCCATTTATTAACTGGATACGATTTTTCACCAAGACTATATTGACTTAGTACTTTCCCATCTACTGGAGAATGTATTCGGTGATATTCTGCAGGGCTTAAGTATAAAATGATATACTTTCCATTTTGAAAGGACGAGGCTATTTTCTCTGAACCTAGCATATCTTGTAACGTGTAGGTTTTCTGTTTTACATAAAAGAGCCCGTCCCCTGTAATATCCCCAAAGGTCTCTATTGTAGCATCTACCGGGCTAATAATGCTATTGGCTTCCTGATCAATCGGACGGCTTTCCTCTTTAACCTTACGAATAAAAAATTCATGTAAACTTGTGAAATCATTACTTTTTTGTATCGTATCGTGAGTTGATATATTAAAATAATTAATATAAAAGGGAATCATACGTCTACTAACATTAGACTGTGTAAAGCTTCGGATCAGTGACGAAGACCATTTCCCATTGGTTAATTCAATCATGGTTTGGTATAATTTTTCTTTCATTTTTTAGCTCCCTAGGAAAAATTAAACTTACTATTTTTACTTAATCGAAGTATAATGAACAAATATGTTATTTGTAAAGGAGTGATTTGCAATGTTTTTACAAAACGCAATGTATCAAACAGTAAAAAAATTGAAATCACATGCGGCGAATATGGTCACCATTGGCAATCTTGCTTTTGGTGGTGCAGCCATCATGGCAACGATGAATGAAAATTACACGTTTAGTGTATTATTTATATTTATAGCTGGCCTCTTGGACAGATTTGATGGAATTGTAGCAAGAAAATTTCATCTTGAATCCGAATTAGGCAAACAACTAGATTCCATGAGCGATATTATTTCATTCGGGATAGCCCCTGCATTACTGATGTATTCATTAGTATTACAAGAGTTTAGTGTTACTGGAATGATAATAACCGTTATCTATATAGCATGTGGTGCTTTCAGGCTCGCACGATTTAATATTTCTGAACCGAATGGTTTTTTTACAGGTCTACCAATTACTGTAGCTGGTGTGATCTTAACGCTTTCTTATTTTGCGATAGAATATGTACCATCTGTCTCGTACATGTTTTTATTCATTATCCTCGCATTACTTATGATCAGTACATTTACATTAAGAAAAGTTTAATAGGAAAAGCGGCTGCGAAATTGCGGTCGCTTTTTTTCATATTTTGTCAGCTTTCGACATATATTGGTCTAACAACAAGATGGAGGTGAACCTCATTACAGGTCTAATGACTGCCTTTATAAGCATCTTTGTAGATTTCCCTCTCGTTATTGGTTATTTGAAAGGCCAGGCATTTCATCAACCCTTCACTCCGGAAGAAGAAAAAGTCATGATAGATCGTTTTTTAGGCGGAGATTTAACAGCTCGTGACGAACTTATCGAACGAAATATGCGTTTGGTTGCCCATGTTGTAAAAAAGTTTCACCCAAAACATGAATTATTGGATGATTATATCTCCATAGGTACAATTGGTCTGATGAAGGCCGTCAATAGCTATACTCCTACTAAGAAAACTAAACTAGCCACATACGCTGCCAGATGTATTGAAAATGAAATATTGATGTATTTGCGATCATTAAAGAAAGTACAAAAAGACGTTTCCTTACATGAGCCAATTGGTATGGATAAAGATGGTCACTCTTTAGAAATTACAGACCTACTTCCAGGTATCGATAAAAGCACAGATGAACAACTAGTAGAGGAGGAGGATACGAATAGCTTATACCGCCATTTGTCTCAACTCGAAAGCAGGGAACTAGAAATTATCGTCCGAAGATATGGATTACTTGGTCATGAACCGATGACTCAAAAAGATATATCTAAACAATTAAAAATATCTAGAAGTTACGTATCTCGGATTGAAAAACGCGCATTAGTTAAACTGTATCAATCCTATATACATGAAAAAAACTCTTTTGATGTATCAAACACCAAAAGAGCTTAGCTAAGATCAATCTTCACTTGTCTCTGCGATCATGATAAATGCTAAAACTGCTGTTACTAAAACTGACATCGCCATTATAAATAACATTCGATCTCCCCCTCTTACATTGAAAGCGCTTGATGACCTTATCATAGCACATAATAAGAGAATTATTAATATGCGGCAAACTACTCAGTATGGCAAATTAATGACAAACTTATAATTTTTCAATTACATGTAACACTACTTGTGTCGAATGTTTTGCAGCAACCGGTAAAAATTCATCGAAACTGATAGAAGACTCTTTTCCAGCAATATCAGAAAGTGCACGGATTACCACAAAAGGAACTTCAAATTGATGACAAACTTGCGCAACTGCAGCAGCCTCCATTTCACAAGCTTTCATTTGTGGAAAATTAATACGAACCTGTTCAACTTTTGCAGGATCATGCATAAAGATATCCCCCGTTGCAA is drawn from Psychrobacillus sp. INOP01 and contains these coding sequences:
- a CDS encoding YqeG family HAD IIIA-type phosphatase — protein: MYSYFIPSEFVRSVFHITPEMLKDKGIKAIITDLDNTLVEWDRPDATPKLIEWFASIKAAGIQVTIVSNNKELRVKSFADPLGIPFIFKARKPLGKAFLQALSIMSVKREEVVVIGDQLLTDVFGGNRQKLHTILVIPVAKSDGFVTKFNRMVERRIFSYLDKKGQVTWEEEA
- a CDS encoding phosphatidylserine decarboxylase, yielding MKEKLYQTMIELTNGKWSSSLIRSFTQSNVSRRMIPFYINYFNISTHDTIQKSNDFTSLHEFFIRKVKEESRPIDQEANSIISPVDATIETFGDITGDGLFYVKQKTYTLQDMLGSEKIASSFQNGKYIILYLSPAEYHRIHSPVDGKVLSQYSLGEKSYPVNKWGLQFGKQTISGNYRLLTELEMPNEKKCIHIKVGAMFVNSIELTNNSTIWNKGEEVGYFSFGSTVVMLFEADSVEFSSKVHPGKFVRMGENVANML
- the pssA gene encoding CDP-diacylglycerol--serine O-phosphatidyltransferase; the encoded protein is MFLQNAMYQTVKKLKSHAANMVTIGNLAFGGAAIMATMNENYTFSVLFIFIAGLLDRFDGIVARKFHLESELGKQLDSMSDIISFGIAPALLMYSLVLQEFSVTGMIITVIYIACGAFRLARFNISEPNGFFTGLPITVAGVILTLSYFAIEYVPSVSYMFLFIILALLMISTFTLRKV
- the sigK gene encoding RNA polymerase sporulation sigma factor SigK; amino-acid sequence: MTGLMTAFISIFVDFPLVIGYLKGQAFHQPFTPEEEKVMIDRFLGGDLTARDELIERNMRLVAHVVKKFHPKHELLDDYISIGTIGLMKAVNSYTPTKKTKLATYAARCIENEILMYLRSLKKVQKDVSLHEPIGMDKDGHSLEITDLLPGIDKSTDEQLVEEEDTNSLYRHLSQLESRELEIIVRRYGLLGHEPMTQKDISKQLKISRSYVSRIEKRALVKLYQSYIHEKNSFDVSNTKRA